Proteins co-encoded in one Nothobranchius furzeri strain GRZ-AD chromosome 4, NfurGRZ-RIMD1, whole genome shotgun sequence genomic window:
- the LOC107388792 gene encoding FERM domain-containing protein 5, which translates to MLGRFMSGSVRNLEREYNCTVRLLDDTEYTCTIQRDAKGQYLFDLLCHHLNLLEKDYFGIRYVDPDKQRHWLEVTKSIVKQMKSQPPFTMCLRVKFYPPDPAALREEITRYLVFLQLKRDLYHGRLLCKTSDAAMLAAHILQAEIGDYDPGKHPEGYSSKFQFFPKHSEKLERRIAEIHKTELIGQTPETSERNFLQKAQMLETYGVDPHPCKDVSGNPAFLAFTPFGFVVLQGNRRVHFLKWNEVTKLKFEGKTFHIYANQKEDRKIILTYFAPTPEACKHLWKCGVENQAFYKLEKSSQVRTVSSSNLFFKGSRFRYSGRVAKEVMEHSARIKREPPEIHRSGLVPSRSCPSITHGPRLSSVPRTRRRAVHISIMEGLESLRDSAHSTPVRSVSHGESFMPRSRSQVTDTSEGVAVISDEAYNPSDSVLPTPVADHSMELAVSRQINGAPCSIEEERESEAGTPMRGEGGDFDVDGRCAKDGAAEGSAFSEVEQVNKFVLSVLRLLLVTIGLLFVLLLLLIILTESDLDIAFLSDIRQTPEFEQFHYEYFCPLRQWFACKLRWVGGLLIDK; encoded by the exons CGGGATGCAAAGGGTCAGTATCTGTTCGACCTCCTCTGCCACCACCTGAACCTGTTAGAGAAAGACTATTTTGGCATCAGATACGTAGATCCAGACAAACAGCGG CACTGGCTGGAGGTCACCAAATCAATTGTGAAGCAGATGAAAT CTCAGCCTCCATTCACCATGTGTCTAAGAGTCAAGTTCTACCCGCCGGATCCTGCTGCCCTCAGGGAGGAAATCACTCG ATATCTGGTTTTCCTTCAGCTCAAGAGGGACCTCTACCATGGTCGTCTCTTGTGTAAAACCTCGGATGCTGCCATGCTGGCTGCCCACATCCTTCAAG CTGAGATTGGCGACTACGACCCTGGGAAACATCCTGAAGGTTACAGCTCCAAATTCCAATTCTTTCCCAAACATTCGGAGAAGCTGGAACGTCGGATTGCTGAAATAcacaagacagagctgat CGGACAGACACCTGAAACATCAGAGCGAAACTTCCTGCAGAAAGCCCAGATGTTGGAGACATATGGTGTTGATCCTCATCCGTGCAAG GACGTGTCTGGCAACCCCGCGTTTCTCGCCTTCACGCCGTTTGGTTTTGTGGTTCTTCAGGGAAACAGGAGAGTTCATTTCCTCAAGTG GAACGAGGTGACCAAGCTCAAGTTCGAAGGCaagactttccacatatatgcaaACCAGAAGGAG gacagaaagatcatcCTGACGTATTTTGCGCCCACACCGGAGGCATGCAAGCACCTTTGGAAGTGCGGTGTAGAAAATCAAGCATTTTACAA GCTCGAGAAGTCAAGTCAGGTCCGCACGGTCTCCAGCAGCAACTTGTTCTTCAAGGGCAGCCGGTTCCGCTACAG CGGACGAGTGGCTAAAGAGGTGATGGAGCACAGTGCCAGAATCAAACGTGAACCTCCAGAAATACACAG ATCTGGCCTCGTGCCCAGTAGGAGTTGTCCATCCATCACCCACGGGCCTCGTCTCAGCAGCGTCCCGCGCACGCGCCGGAGAGCTGTGCACATATCTATCATGGAGG GTCTGGAGTCCCTGCGCGACAGTGCCCACTCCACACCGGTGCGCTCGGTGTCCCATGGGGAATCTTTCATGCCTCGCTCCCGGAGTCAGGTCACAGACACCAGCGAGGGCGTGGCGGTCATCTCAGATGAGGCCTACAACCCCTCCGACAGCGTACTTCCCACACCGGTGGCCGATCACAGCATGGAGCTGGCTGTCTCGCGCCAAATCAATGGAGCTCCTTGCAGCATTGAAGAGGAGAGGGAGTCAGAGGCGGGCACCCCGATGCGTGGGGAAGGAGGTGATTTTGATGTGGACGGTAGATGTGCAAAGGATGGGGCAGCAGAGGGCTCTGCCTTCAGCGAAGTGGAGCAGGTGAATAAGTTTGTCTTAAGTGTCCTCCGTTTGCTCCTCGTGACCATTGGACTCCTTTTTGTcttgctcctcctcctcatcatcctcacagAGTCGGACCTTGACATTGCATTTTTAAGCGACATCCGCCAGACCCCGGAGTTTGAGCAGTTTCATTACGAATACTTTTGTCCCCTCAGGCAGTGGTTCGCCTGCAAACTCCGCTGGGTTGGCGGATTGCTCATCGACAAGTGA